The following DNA comes from Rosa rugosa chromosome 5, drRosRugo1.1, whole genome shotgun sequence.
TGGAACTCATCACAAACTCTTATAACTTAATCACCTAGTCACTGAACTAATCACAATCACTTAGATAAATGTCATTGATTCCATACGTAAGTGTCTTACAGTATGAAGCGCTAATCTCAAGTTTTCATACATACTCACCTCTAATTTGATATCTGTCCTTGTTGCATGCGCTCTGAGAGAACCATATTCAAAATGCCTTGATAAACTCTAACTATTGTTAATCTGTTTGAATGAAGTTCCAATTCCATGTAAAGAACAATGAAGAACATGCTTGTACAATTAAGTGCACATATTTGAAGAGAGATATGACAGAGTCAAGAAGGACTTACACCACTGGGAAACTTGTCCAAGGAAAAGCCAGCCATTCCAATTATGGCTTGCACTGGGGCACTGTAGTTGCTATGATCATATGTGTCGATCCCAACCTCATCTTTGCAAGGCAATTTCATGCATTGGCTCTTATAAATGGAGCAGGTTCGCTCGTAGTTATGGACATGACCAAACAGCGCCAGATCAACCtagttcaaatttcaaatagCATGTACATGTCagcaaaaaaatttaaaatcccATGTTTAAACCTAGAGAATCCAATAGAAAACCAgattagaaaagaaaatggaatccaTTGAGAAATGAAAGAGAAAACATTAACTAGCTAGGGGAAGGTCTGGGATGTTACTTTGCTTGCCAGAAGTAATGGTTCAACTTTGTCAACGAATTTCTCATCAACACTCAGGAATCCAGGGGCAGATGTATACATTGGTCTATGCCTGCAATttgaaaatattaaaatatgCGTGAAGATCTGGTGACACTTTCAAGCAGTTATAAACTATTGATATTGATCAAATTATGCACAGTAGACAATTTCTGTGGTTCAAACTGTATGTCATGCACACGAACAGATCCGATGTGAATCAGAAACCAACGGTTGAAAGAACTTATTTATATTGTATGGTGTTCCTATAGAAAAATTACATAAACTTGAATAGTTTTGAAGCATTTAAGTACTTACCCCATAAATATCAACCAAGGAGTTTTAGATCGATCAACTGAAGCCATGTCCTTTTTCATCCATTGATACTGCAAGAGCATATAAAAAAACATCAAATGCAAATAGAAATGCAGTGCACAGCTGTAGAATACTATAGACCAGTGCTTAATCATCTTTACCTGCTCAGAATTTTTGGTCCAGTCATGCTCTGTTGAAATCATCGTGATGTGGACGCTTCCTTGTTCTATGGAATACCATGGTTTATCCTTTGCTGGGGTTGGCATTGGAAAGTAAGTCTCATAGGGAACTCCAACTTCCCCACCTGAATCTGCAAGAATGTACACTGATCCAGAATCTATATAGTCCCTGAAAAGTGTAGAAGCAAGCATATATAGAATTAAGTAAACAAGAAAATATGACATTATACTTGAAGTCGTCTGTTTGTACGTGTTAAACAACCACTAGATCCCAAAAACGAGCTGTTAGATAATGTACCAACAATGTACACCAAGATAGCTAGATATACTATAAAATGGTATCGAAGCCTCTCAGAGAACTTCAAATTAAGTTCCTAGAGCACGTCTTCTGAGCACACGTACCTCTCATGGTTCCCGATAGCTGTCATGTATGAAACTCGAGAAGCAATAGGGTTGATTTGGTGAAGGAAAAAATCCCATTCAACTAAAAACCCAGTGGCATAGCTTATATCTCCAATGTGGAAGACAGAGTCTACATTCCTGGAATTTATTTCATCCGTCACGGCCTCAATCACTGAGAGGGATCCTGGCTATTCATGCCGCAAGATTACAATCagccttttcttttccttcgaGGTACGTAGAAGAAAAACAATGTACTGTATAGTTAGTTTCTTTTTTCCCCCTCATTTTACTAATTTTATCCATGTTGATTTACTAAATTAAACACGACATGTTGTGCTGTGAGTTAGAACGATGCTCAATTACTATTGTTTGAGTCTAAATTTCTGCAATACTAAAAAAGCATCACAATTCATATACCTGAATATAATGCTCGACAGAAGAATCACGAGGAGCCTTTCCCATGTCGCCAAATGCAAGAAATTTGAGTTCATCAGATCCTCCCACAGGGGGAGTGTGGAATTGGATTCGATCACTCCAACCAACTGAAtcac
Coding sequences within:
- the LOC133711403 gene encoding probable inactive purple acid phosphatase 27, whose amino-acid sequence is MGKAPRDSSVEHYIQPGSLSVIEAVTDEINSRNVDSVFHIGDISYATGFLVEWDFFLHQINPIASRVSYMTAIGNHERDYIDSGSVYILADSGGEVGVPYETYFPMPTPAKDKPWYSIEQGSVHITMISTEHDWTKNSEQYQWMKKDMASVDRSKTPWLIFMGHRPMYTSAPGFLSVDEKFVDKVEPLLLASKVDLALFGHVHNYERTCSIYKSQCMKLPCKDEVGIDTYDHSNYSAPVQAIIGMAGFSLDKFPSGVSPS